Proteins encoded in a region of the Mixophyes fleayi isolate aMixFle1 chromosome 5, aMixFle1.hap1, whole genome shotgun sequence genome:
- the LOC142159367 gene encoding cyclin-dependent kinase 5 activator 1-like → MGTVLSLSPGSRKASLYDDGSGSLAHYNSVGKGSGQKPEKTLKRHSMFIPALTWKRLVASTKKKTSRKGTANSNYQKDVAHLNHENVKKSLSCANLSSYDSQPLAPLSSKQISSIKKVSNTTGGGSPKRVIVQASTGELLKCLGEFLCRRCYRLKHLSPTDPILWLRSVDRSLLLQGWQDQAFVTPANVVFVYLLCRDVIDGDSVATEHDLQATLLTCLYLSYSYMGNEISYPLKPFLVEAGKDAFWDRCLCIIDAMSAKMLRINADPHYFTQVFADLKNEGNRDEFSRVLDR, encoded by the coding sequence ATGGGCACTGTCCTCTCCCTGTCGCCAGGCTCTCGGAAAGCTAGCCTCTATGACGACGGCTCAGGATCCCTTGCTCATTATAACAGTGTTGGCAAGGGCAGCGGACAGAAGCCCGAAAAGACATTGAAGCGACACTCTATGTTTATTCCTGCTCTCACCTGGAAAAGGCTGGTGGCCTCCACCAAGAAGAAGACTTCCAGGAAGGGGACGGCAAACAGCAATTACCAGAAGGATGTTGCCCACTTGAACCATGAGAATGTGAAAAAATCTTTGTCTTGTGCCAATCTTTCTAGCTATGACAGTCAACCTCTGGCACCTCTCAGCTCCAAGCAGATATCATCCATCAAGAAGGTCTCCAACACCACTGGTGGCGGCTCTCCAAAAAGGGTCATAGTCCAAGCGTCCACCGGTGAACTACTGAAATGCCTCGGGGAATTTCTCTGTAGAAGATGTTACCGGCTGAAACATTTGTCACCAACAGACCCTATCCTTTGGCTACGTAGTGTGGATCGCTCTTTACTTCTCCAGGGATGGCAAGACCAAGCTTTTGTCACTCCGGCCAATGTGGTTTTTGTCTACTTGCTCTGCAGGGATGTCATTGACGGGGACTCTGTGGCCACTGAGCATGACTTGCAAGCCACTCTTTTGACCTGCCTGTATCTATCCTACTCTTACATGGGCAATGAGATCTCCTACCCTCTCAAACCTTTCCTGGTGGAAGCGGGCAAAGATGCCTTCTGGGACCGATGCCTTTGCATCATTGATGCCATGAGCGCTAAGATGCTGAGAATTAATGCTGACCCCCACTACTTTACCCAGGTGTTCGCTGACCTAAAAAATGAGGGCAATCGCGATGAGTTCTCCAGAGTACTGGACCGGTGA